In bacterium, a genomic segment contains:
- a CDS encoding diguanylate cyclase, translated as MTGPIPRPAFGDVERRTTGPIPVSAAPGGRASDSAVRATGGLFAVDEAGILRAFDGRMERLTGWVAADVVGRGKDLDAFGGGASFPLYFGRLPRVLAPTPTNLVLSRRDGAQLLVDALLSPQGGGAQVEVQRIRARFLPPLTGDPADDRDPLTRLPREASFLARIDRGLELSSREGRSLSVLVVDVDQLASINEQYGREVGDEALRNVAGVLSATVRQTDAVARLGDDEFGVLLMGAGRGDSRQVGGRIRTAVESFGFQDAPGITDVEVTVNVGAACVPADAENAPELLRRARGALGELHRLGHDRAWCYVRRPRAPLKAPVFFDGPAGTLLGMARNISSSGLFVETTSAVSVGSRIGLRLRLPGSQAPLRVVARVVRRVGAAATTGREPHGVGLEFERFGDGDRRRLSSFLLQTLPEAV; from the coding sequence GTGACGGGGCCGATCCCGCGGCCCGCGTTCGGCGACGTGGAACGGCGGACGACCGGACCGATCCCGGTTTCCGCGGCGCCGGGGGGGCGCGCGTCGGACTCCGCGGTCCGCGCGACGGGGGGGCTGTTCGCCGTGGACGAGGCGGGAATCCTGCGCGCCTTCGACGGCCGCATGGAGCGGCTCACCGGATGGGTCGCCGCGGACGTCGTCGGGCGCGGCAAGGACCTCGACGCCTTCGGCGGCGGCGCCTCGTTCCCGCTCTACTTCGGGCGGCTGCCGCGCGTCCTCGCCCCGACGCCGACGAACCTCGTCCTCTCGCGCCGCGACGGCGCGCAGCTGCTCGTGGACGCGCTCCTCTCGCCGCAAGGGGGCGGGGCGCAGGTCGAAGTGCAGCGGATCCGCGCGCGCTTCCTGCCGCCGCTCACCGGCGACCCGGCGGACGACCGCGATCCGCTGACCCGCCTGCCGCGCGAGGCGTCGTTCCTCGCGCGGATCGACCGCGGCCTCGAGCTCTCGTCGCGCGAGGGGCGGTCGCTCTCCGTGCTGGTCGTGGACGTCGACCAGCTCGCTTCGATCAACGAACAGTACGGACGCGAGGTCGGCGACGAGGCGCTGCGCAACGTCGCCGGCGTGCTTTCGGCGACGGTGCGCCAGACCGACGCCGTGGCGCGGCTCGGCGACGACGAATTCGGCGTGCTGCTGATGGGCGCCGGGCGGGGCGACTCGCGGCAGGTCGGCGGGCGGATCCGCACCGCCGTCGAGTCGTTCGGCTTCCAGGACGCGCCGGGGATCACCGACGTCGAGGTCACGGTGAACGTCGGCGCGGCCTGCGTGCCGGCCGACGCCGAGAACGCGCCGGAACTGCTGCGGCGGGCGCGCGGCGCGCTCGGCGAACTGCATCGCCTCGGGCACGACCGCGCGTGGTGCTACGTGCGGCGGCCGCGGGCGCCGCTGAAGGCCCCGGTCTTCTTCGACGGCCCCGCGGGGACGCTGCTCGGCATGGCCCGCAACATCTCCAGTTCCGGCCTCTTCGTCGAGACCACCTCCGCCGTGTCGGTCGGCTCGCGGATCGGCCTGCGCCTGCGGCTGCCCGGCTCGCAGGCGCCGCTGCGGGTCGTGGCGCGCGTCGTGCGGCGGGTCGGCGCGGCGGCGACCACGGGCCGCGAGCCGCACGGCGTAGGGCTGGAGTTCGAGCGCTTCGGCGACGGCGACCGCCGCCGGCTCTCGTCGTTCCTGCTGCAGACGCTGCCCGAAGCCGTGTAG
- a CDS encoding DegT/DnrJ/EryC1/StrS family aminotransferase, protein MSEKLAIDGGVPVRTRPWPKWPVHGEKHEQALLDVLHSGAWGIGGKRVAEFEQAYADLHKAKHGVACTNGTVALEIALFAAGVKPGDEVITSPYTFMASAQAAVAVGAVPVFVDVEEGTHNLDPKLVEAAITDRTAAIMPVHIGGRPADMDALLEIGRRRKIAIVEDAAQAWMAAWRGTPVGAIGDCGGFSFQSSKNITAGEGGIVLANDDAVYQRAWSYHNCGRVLGGEWYQHDISGYNFRLTEFQAALLLAGLEALPAQQAKRNAAMAELDRLLADVPEISTPTPDPRITAHAAHIYMFRFDPKKVKIAKMDFVKAMYAEGVPAGPGYTLPVYKQNFWKWLEDRPTATGRPWREYVRVPYESYNLPVCERLCDDTVWIKQDVLLGGPEEMADVAKAIRKIVEARRA, encoded by the coding sequence ATGTCCGAGAAACTGGCGATCGACGGCGGCGTTCCGGTCCGGACCCGCCCTTGGCCCAAGTGGCCCGTTCACGGCGAAAAGCACGAGCAGGCGCTGCTCGACGTCCTGCATTCCGGCGCGTGGGGCATCGGCGGCAAGCGCGTCGCGGAGTTCGAGCAGGCCTACGCCGACCTGCACAAGGCGAAGCACGGCGTGGCCTGCACCAACGGCACGGTGGCGCTGGAGATCGCGCTCTTCGCCGCGGGGGTCAAGCCGGGCGACGAAGTGATCACGTCGCCCTACACGTTCATGGCCAGCGCGCAGGCCGCGGTCGCGGTCGGCGCCGTGCCGGTCTTCGTGGACGTCGAGGAAGGGACGCACAACCTCGACCCGAAGCTGGTCGAGGCGGCGATCACCGACCGCACGGCGGCGATCATGCCGGTGCACATCGGCGGCCGTCCGGCCGACATGGACGCGCTGCTCGAGATCGGGCGGCGGCGCAAGATCGCGATCGTCGAGGACGCGGCGCAGGCCTGGATGGCCGCGTGGCGCGGCACGCCGGTCGGCGCGATCGGCGACTGCGGCGGCTTCAGCTTCCAGTCGAGCAAGAACATCACGGCCGGCGAGGGCGGGATCGTCCTCGCGAACGACGACGCGGTCTACCAGCGCGCCTGGTCGTACCACAACTGCGGCCGCGTGCTCGGCGGCGAGTGGTACCAGCACGACATCTCCGGCTACAACTTCCGGCTGACCGAGTTCCAGGCGGCGCTGCTCCTCGCGGGGCTCGAGGCGCTGCCGGCGCAGCAGGCGAAGCGGAACGCGGCGATGGCCGAGCTCGACCGGCTGCTCGCGGACGTGCCGGAGATCTCCACTCCGACGCCCGATCCGCGGATCACGGCCCACGCCGCGCACATCTACATGTTCCGCTTCGACCCCAAGAAGGTGAAGATCGCCAAGATGGACTTCGTGAAGGCGATGTACGCCGAGGGCGTTCCGGCGGGGCCGGGCTACACCCTGCCGGTCTACAAGCAGAACTTCTGGAAGTGGCTCGAGGACCGTCCGACCGCGACCGGAAGGCCGTGGCGCGAGTACGTCCGCGTGCCGTACGAGTCGTACAACCTGCCGGTCTGCGAGCGGCTCTGCGACGACACCGTCTGGATCAAGCAGGACGTGCTGCTCGGCGGCCCGGAAGAGATGGCCGACGTGGCCAAGGCGATCCGCAAGATCGTCGAGGCGCGGCGCGCCTGA